aacatttttaaatttgtgaaaattaataaacagttgttattataattgtaggtagtaataaaatatgtaaataaaataaataaaacaattcataaatacataaaactttGCTCTCGCGTGGATTTACAtcagttatattttgttgtatgaaACGTGGATAATTATGATGTACTTCAGGTTCAGGGACGTGTACTGAAGTCCAgacgttattattttgtgaaggcgaaatgtatgaatgttgatgttggttatttattatttgctgCATTTCAATATCTTGTACAGCAATAAAAATCTTAGTTTTAGCTAGATTAACATGATATGGATCAAACGACCTCAGCGTGGCCGctatttccataaaaaatgCATCAATATGGTCCTTTTCTTTTACATCTTTTTCGCGttctttattttctaaaatatacctCATCATCAGCGTCCATGAAGCTGTTTCttggtctttttttttttgataccaCCTGCGCCAATTTGAGGAGATCCACGTTGAGTACACCGTTTTGGTTCTATTGGTGTAGAATGTTGCACTGTATTATCTGCGATATCgtttaaaatttggttttcagagttaatatttatattattaagtccaACGTTTTCTGGTACTTCATACTCACCCTCTTCTTCGGAATTACTGTGACTTTCAATGTTTGTAATTGGTCTTTCTTGAAaatgatgttttaaaaaactaagttGGTCTTCATATTTATActtgagtatatttttttgttgcttgACCACTTGAAgtctttttttattcaaaacttttCTATATCGGTCTCTTATATTTGACCACCTATCTTTACACACagtacctaaaataaaactagtaCCATAACTAGGTTTAGGGTCTTATAGAGatgtaaaatgaaatatactaataattaggGCCGTGAATTTAATGCACTAAAATGcctttaaaaatgcatttaaaatatcaaaaaaatgcaataaaatatgcaaattacaaaaaaaaatatagtctaaaatgcacttaaaaaaggtttttaatttaattttatacttatattgctattaatatactataagtataaaaatttatttatttatataataaaaaaaaaattataaaaaatttggtttaatatgaattttgattttgaagttgatttattttttaataatgctattcgcctaaaacatttttttttaatttttttaaaaaaagttttcaaagAAGTTAATTGACAGAATTTAATTAAGAATACTTGTATTTTAcacaactttataaaaataaatgatggcAAAGTGACATATAATCAAGGTGAAATTACCAATCATGAAGACCCGTCAACTTTTCAACATTTAACCATGCAAGGAGGAAATGCAAGTCAGCAGGAATTCCAGGTTagagaaatatttaaagactTTTTAATTCTACTGTTGGAGAAGTTTCATggcaaaataaagtattataaaaataagattcataataatatataatgcatccattttttttttcgatcattagttataataggtaataataaaattatagtacctaagttaatagtttttattaaaaaaaaattgttctcgatattttaatgtgtatagaaaaaatgttaatatataataaataaataaatactgtgAATAATGTGTTTAAATGTGTACATAGCAAGAGTATgttgtaacttataagttatcagattacaaaaaacaaacaaaaatatttgttaatataattttaaaatgtacgccAAATGTGTCATAAGTATACACGTatgaattaacaaaaaataaatgcaaaagctaaaaaatacaaaagtaccaaaaaagaattaataattcatgatactgaatattgttttatattttattcacctatatagaaatttaaaatatgacataacATGACAGCATTTcgtaattaatgaaaaaattttagctacctattactatttaactataataaaatataaataaatatattcatttttaaatttataaataccttttttacaatatttaaatatataagtaccaatattaatattaatattaatattgtaaaaatctgtcatataaataattaaaatgttcttgCATATTTATTGCATAATTTTCGCGTAtttgttgcatatttttatgatttttactgCATATCATATGGCAtatattggtaatttttaGTGCATAAAAATCCGCGCTTTAGTTATAGGTaacttatactttattttttttaataattaaatagttaaaaaaaatgatttatataaaataaataattacctgGTTGATTCAGTTCGTCACCTATAGTTTTCCAAAGTTTATCTTTATGTGTCGCATCGCTATATTTTGGATCACCCAAGTCATATAGACAGAAATGAGTCCAAACTATTTCAATAAGTTTTTCTGAATCCATATTAATTcaacacaaataattataataaaactcacaaatattttaataaaagctgAAAAAATGATGTTACCGAAACAAAAGTTGaaggtttaataatttaggctCATTTAGCACTCATCGTAATTTAAACCAAACAAGATTTGTATAAtcctgtttaaataataataatttgtgtttttgtGTACACGATAATAGTCTAGTCGAAATAATGCTAtggtttttaacttaataagtaatttttaaattaaatctagtTACTGCACTTAGGagctcaaaatttaaaatttacagtaattttcaaatgtttttaggaaaaaaaaagaaaatcggGAATTTTTACACGAAAGCCGATTTTTAATACAACGTCCTCCATAAGCTGTTATTAgtggaaattaaaaaagaatttgaGTAAAtgcacaataatttttttatgagtgccttaagttaaaatgtcaacaatatttgtcaaaatcacGAACAttagcaaattattttgagttcgaagcttataaataaatgtctttTCATttctaagattttaaaatttaatataagattcTTGATAAGTTTGTCAACCTTGAACTAAAACATAAGTAGGTATACcagaaaatcaaattaaatttttatgatcgtctgaaattcaaaactttACGGCATCGGATATTCACGGATATTCGATTCCTCATggaataattttcttattctgttgtaattaaaaaacaaataaccataGGAAATTTGcatcaaatgtttattttataattgtctatgttcgataaaatttttaaaatgttttgactCGTTTTGAGCTGTttccatatttaaaattttttaaatttaattttccataAACGTCAATACAACTTTATTCGTTCgtcaaaaaacttgaaaatgtaatataaggaTCCTCATGCGTTATTGCAatagtagtttaaaaatattaaaaaatataaataaaacaaaggcacgatttttttttcataagtattttaagtttaaattttgacataataaaatttatca
This genomic stretch from Rhopalosiphum maidis isolate BTI-1 chromosome 3, ASM367621v3, whole genome shotgun sequence harbors:
- the LOC113558073 gene encoding uncharacterized protein LOC113558073; the encoded protein is MDSEKLIEIVWTHFCLYDLGDPKYSDATHKDKLWKTIGDELNQPGTVCKDRWSNIRDRYRKVLNKKRLQVVKQQKNILKYKYEDQLSFLKHHFQERPITNIESHSNSEEEDNTVQHSTPIEPKRCTQRGSPQIGAGGIKKKKTKKQLHGR